From the genome of Ptychodera flava strain L36383 chromosome 20, AS_Pfla_20210202, whole genome shotgun sequence, one region includes:
- the LOC139119538 gene encoding G-protein coupled receptor 83-like has product MSFWGDIGNAIETSQTANNSSAFAHQNIFGAHTNSSRESLLEILENALGGDNHEDLQIPYKPVVRSFLYCIYALIICISLCGNGMVCFIVLRKKKMRTVTNFFLANQSLSDIVMTIFNAPFLLARNTINGWPFGEVMCHTVDYTMNVSVYVSTLTLVAIALDRHRVILHPLRPRMTMRSARYVVVVIWFAAVVLPIPMAIFRKLEYFGHLKALACIPDPPSWEFAKLFQVLTIVLQYCLPLGLITVAYVRIALRRLSHNHVGDYVSEQQQRHENQAKIRTIKMLVMVVVTFTICWLPINVYLLTFWLHPSFRHSSLAYVLCHWVAMSSACINPVIYCLKNGNFRSEFKAMFKCLKCKMSSASEQTDQNTNQQNTAEINIISTSNLNR; this is encoded by the coding sequence ATGTCATTCTGGGGTGATATTGGAAATGCCATCGAAACCAGCCAAACTGCGAATAACTCGTCTGCATTTGCTCATCAGAATATATTCGGTGCCCACACCAATTCTTCCCGAGAGTCACTCCTTGAGATCCTGGAAAACGCCCTGGGTGGGGACAACCATGAAGATCTTCAAATTCCCTACAAACCCGTTGTTCGGAGTTTTCTTTACTGTATCTATGCCCTGATTATCTGCATCTCGCTCTGTGGAAACGGCATGGTGTGTTTCATCGTCCTCCGGAAGAAGAAAATGCGGACGGTGACGAACTTCTTTCTGGCCAACCAGTCGCTGTCCGACATAGTGATGACAATTTTCAACGCGCCTTTCCTTCTCGCTCGCAACACCATTAACGGCTGGCCATTCGGGGAGGTCATGTGCCACACGGTTGACTACACGATGAACGTGTCCGTGTACGTTTCAACTCTGACACTGGTAGCCATCGCCCTGGACAGGCACAGGGTCATTCTCCATCCTCTCAGACCACGGATGACCATGCGAAGTGCTCGCTACGTAGTCGTCGTTATCTGGTTCGCGGCCGTGGTCCTCCCAATACCGATGGCGATATTTCGCAAACTCGAATATTTCGGCCATTTGAAAGCCCTAGCGTGTATTCCAGATCCTCCGAGCTGGGAGTTTGCCAAACTTTTCCAAGTGCTGACCATTGTCCTTCAGTACTGCCTGCCTCTCGGTTTGATTACCGTAGCCTACGTCAGAATCGCTCTGAGGAGGCTGTCGCACAATCACGTCGGCGACTACGTCTCGGAGCAACAGCAGCGCCACGAGAACCAGGCGAAAATTCGCACTATTAAGATGCTGGTCATGGTGGTCGTCACGTTCACCATCTGCTGGTTGCCCATCAACGTCTACCTGTTGACCTTCTGGTTGCACCCGTCTTTCCGACACAGCTCTCTCGCCTACGTTCTCTGCCACTGGGTTGCCATGTCGAGCGCCTGCATCAACCCCGTGATCTACTGTCTGAAGAACGGGAACTTCCGAAGCGAGTTCAAAGCGATGttcaaatgtctgaaatgtaaAATGTCGTCAGCTAGTGAGCAGACGGACCAAAACACTAACCAACAGAACACGGCCGAAATCAATATTATTTCTACCAGTAATCTAAATCGCTAG
- the LOC139119539 gene encoding sulfotransferase 1E1-like, translated as MAGQGGCFTLNGFVFLPYFDRQKLEDQVVNTFEFRRHDVVVSGFPKSGNTWLVEVLKSMYDDWGLARLGCAAEASIIEEHVYFKIRPGIRQVVVDTIKCEDLPSPRLLRTHLPASMFPLHLIKEQGAKVIHVSRNPKDVCVSTYHFLKSFAHGALSSGDFDQTVQDFLEDRIPYSPWLKYVSDWSEKGVDDNVLHVTYEEMNENLPAVIQKIATFLQRPLSDDNVERVVAATTVDAMRNRLSEMLIIDQELIPEGQNPFVRKGTVGDWKNYFTDVQNELFDAKIGKEVKDKNLKIPYQ; from the coding sequence ATGGCGGGGCAAGGTGGTTGTTTTACGCTGAACGGGTTCGTCTTTCTGCCTTATTTTGACAGGCAGAAGTTGGAGGACCAGGTGGTCAACACCTTCGAGTTCCGACGCCATGATGTGGTGGTCAGTGGGTTCCCGAAGTCTGGCAATACGTGGCTGGTAGAGGTGCTAAAGTCCATGTACGACGACTGGGGACTCGCACGGCTAGGGTGCGCAGCGGAGGCTTCAATCATCGAAGAACACGTCTATTTCAAAATACGCCCAGGGATACGCCAGGTGGTCGTGGATACGATCAAGTGCGAAGATCTGCCGTCGCCGAGGCTTTTGCGAACTCACCTACCAGCGTCTATGTTCCCCTTGCATCTCATCAAAGAACAGGGCGCCAAGGTCATCCATGTAAGCCGAAATCCAAAAGACGTCTGTGTTTCGACTTATCACTTCTTAAAGAGCTTTGCCCACGGCGCTCTTTCGTCGGGAGACTTCGACCAGACGGTTCAGGATTTCTTGGAGGACCGAATTCCCTACTCACCGTGGCTGAAGTACGTCTCCGATTGGTCCGAAAAGGGTGTTGATGACAACGTCCTTCACGTTACGTACGAAGAAATGAACGAAAACTTGCCTGCTGTGATTCAGAAAATAGCAACGTTCCTCCAACGTCCACTCAGTGATGACAACGTAGAAAGGGTGGTAGCGGCCACGACGGTCGATGCAATGCGAAACCGGCTGTCTGAAATGCTGATCATTGATCAGGAGCTAATACCGGAGGGACAAAACCCATTCGTGCGAAAAGGTACAGTCGGCGACTGGAAGAATTACTTCACAGATGTTCAAAACGAActttttgatgccaaaataGGAAAGGAGGTCAAAGACAAAAATCTGAAGATACCATATCAATAG